One stretch of Oncorhynchus gorbuscha isolate QuinsamMale2020 ecotype Even-year linkage group LG21, OgorEven_v1.0, whole genome shotgun sequence DNA includes these proteins:
- the LOC124007998 gene encoding zinc finger protein 239-like — MSLLKYSPSAKEEGVCWTVKEALGLDIVVKEEEEEDVPVKKENKEIPVKEEEGEFRVKEEEDVTVNEEEKEKEQDTVFGVKEEGEITVTLKEEDETGDLINTEERPDSHSDSAESPSGEPDAETSKPARRYHCSQCGKSFTQLRGLKMHRRIHTGDTPYHCIHCGKSFRWLGSLKDHKRIHTGEKPHHCSECGKRFTRLLHLTSHQRTHTGEKPFPCSQCGKGFTQLGSLKEHERIHTGESPFPCSQCGKSFTRLRSLKGHERTHTGERPFQCSQCGKGFNRIGSLKEHERTHTGEKPFQCSQCGNRFTRLGNLKGHERIHTKPQEEEEEEKKYHCSHCGKKFFRSEDLKTHERIERLCSDLSF, encoded by the exons ATGAGTTTACTAAAATACTCTCCATCTGCTAAAGAAGAGGGTGTCTGCTGGACGGTGAAAGAAGCTCTGGGGCTGGACATTGTcgtaaaagaggaggaggaagaggatgttccagtgaaaaaagaaaataaagaaattcctgtgaaagaagaggaaggagagttcagagtgaaagaggaggaggatgttactgtgaacgaagaggagaaagagaaggaacagGATACCGTTTttggagtgaaggaggagggggagataactGTCACattgaaagaggaggatgagactGGAGATCTGATTAACACCG AAGAGAGACCAGACTCTCACTCTGACAGCGCGGAGAGTCCTTCAGGGGAACCAGATGCAGAGACGTCCAAACCAGCGAGACGATAccactgttcccagtgtggaaagagttttactcagTTAAGGGGCCTGAAAATGCATcggagaatacacacaggagatacACCTTACCACTGTAtccactgtggaaagagttttagatGGTTAGGAAGCCTAAAGGACCataagagaatacacacaggagagaagcctcacCACTGCTCCGAGTGTGGAAAGCGTTTTACCCGATTACTACACCTGACATCACAtcaaaggacacacacaggagaaaagcctttcccatgttcccagtgtggaaagggttttacccAGTTAGGGAGCCTGAAGgagcatgagagaatacacacaggagaaagcCCTTTTccatgctcccagtgtggaaagagttttacccgtTTAAGGAGCTTGAAGgggcatgagaggacacacacaggagaaaggcctttccaatgttcccagtgtggaaagggttttaacCGAATAGGGAGTCTGAAGgagcatgagaggacacacacaggagaaaagcctttccaATGTTCTCAGTGTGGAAATAGATTTACCCGGTTAGGGAACCTGAAAGGGCATGAAAGAATACATACAAAaccacaggaggaggaggaggaggagaagaaatacCATTGCTCTCATTGTGGAAAGAAATTTTTCAGATCAGAGGACCTGAAAACACATGAGAGGATAGAGAGGCTGTGTTCTGACTTAAGTTTTTGA